Within the Phaseolus vulgaris cultivar G19833 chromosome 9, P. vulgaris v2.0, whole genome shotgun sequence genome, the region TGCCTGACACTTGGTCTGGAACAGTTACAGCAGTTACCAGTTCAACGGGAtccgatggattcacttttgagaagattcgtgatctcattcttggcgaggatgtccgaagaaggagttctggggaattatctagtgaatcgctatatgtcATGAGAGGTAAGAGAAATATCAGAGATAGTGAGAGCAAGAACAAAGgaaggagtcagtcaaagacttgggattgctcaagtgtaacatgttggaactgcaaggaggtggggcatttcaggaatcaatgcccaaatgataaacAAGTCAGCATTGCAGAAGATTCCGCGGACAAGGACCTCTTAGTCTGTTGCGCGGAGAGcagtgtggattcctgggtcatggattctgGTGCTTCATTTCATGCTACCCACAACAGTGAAGCATTGCAAAATCTAGTTATTGGggactttggaaaggtaagactagcggACAATAAAACTCTTAAGGTAACAGGTTGTGCTTCAACTAAGGTTTCTAGACGACAGTGGGTTGGGAGAACCAATATTCCAGCGGTTGAAACTTCTACAGAACATTTTTTGTTGaatatggagagtgtttgttctcaggttgttcCAGGATCTGGCAGTTCCTGTAAATGGAAGTTGGTAGGAACAAAGAACGGGTAGTGTTTGTTCTCATTGTTCCAGGATCTGGcagttcctgtaagtgggagTCAGTAGGAACAGAGAACGGTCAGTGACTGACGTGTTGAGACTCAGAggagttttaacgaagtcttcaaaatgattaagaaggctggtggcaactagaggtggaacattgagtttcgtcgacagattacagaagtacatgtacacagttgaagcgcaggtgaacattgttccgtgacttcaagtgggagattgttgggtatgaagtcaggaccaattgggttgggctgagtagataccatgttttagtgagtgagcttaatcattgtgttcctttattatctctatttaaagatatcattgtacttgtaattggtgtgcaacaggatataatgtaaacctaatagttgcccgtgtggatgtagattgcagttggcgaccgaaccacgttaaatcttgtatCCTTTATTTTTTGCAGTTGATttgtgattatgtgtgttgtttCCGCATGTGTTTTTACTATCAACAAGTTTATGCAACTCCATTCAAAGATACAAAACAATGCAAAGAGAAAAGAAGACACCtatcattttcttaaaaaagaataaaaaattaaaggatCAATTCACCTAAAGTTAAACTACCTGAGCCAAGCCAATCTTTTTCTTAGGAATAATTCCTCTCACTCACGATTAAATTCAACACACTGAGAGGAAGCATTGTTCATCTTGATGCTTGATTGGGACAGGTGAGAGATGATGAGTGACAGAAAGAGACAGAAATTGAGGAAGAAAGCTTGAAAACGTTCTCATTACAAACATGACTCAGTGACATACTTCATTCAAATATCTAAATATTTCTCTTACCAATAAAGGCCCATAAACACCCACATACGACTAACATGCTACTCAACTCATTTCACgtataaaatatttacatgTATAAAACAAAACTATCTATACAAAAAAACTATTACATAAATATTCCAATCCCTTAAAAAAAAGATTATGCATAATTTAGGAAAAgatcaaaatttctaaaaatagtAAAGTTCCAAAAGAAAAAGCCAATTTGATTGCCCCAGTGAAAATAAGCAACAACTCTTCTAAAGTTGTTCGCTTGCTCTTACAAGCATTTCGTCAGCATGCATTCtcttaaaacttattttttgcaaattctttttaaataaagaaCAACATTACATAAAAATGAATTCTTTAAtagagtttattttttattaataattaaaaaattagtaaatttattatattattatgagATTAGTACAAAGAATGAATTGTTTGTGCGAAGATTGAAAGTACACGTGGGTAGATCTATGGAGAGAAGGTAAGAAAAGTATCTTCTCTTGCGCTGCGAGGAGTGTTGTCGATGACAGGCCAGACCGGAAAGTCAAAATGGAATAACCAACGAATTTGTTCCTTCATCAGCCACGAGACTACCACGTCTTCAAATCAACTATCTTTCATCATTCTGCTTTTTTACTTTGCTTTCTCACTCACTGCAACAAAATTGACGAAATTCCGCAAACGGATAAGCTCGGTtccaaaatgaaataaattactCCGGATTGGGTTTTCTGTGAGAtaaaaacaaatgaaattgATGGGTGTGTTCCCCTTTGAGCAAAGTTTGTGACTTGCAGAGGCGGTGGCAAGGAATCGAAGGATGAGCGCAGAGGACGATGACTCAGAGGGGAAAAGATTGAAACTTGGGCAAGAGAAAGCGTTGAATTGTGGTGTGAAGAATTTCCAGCGCGATCTGGTGGCTGGGGCCTTGATGGGTGGTGTCGTGCACACGATTGTGGCCCCAATTGAGAGGGCGAAGCTGTTGCTGCAGACCCAGGAGAGCAATTTGGCCATTGTGGCGAGTGGGCGTCGCAGATTCAAGGGCATGTTTGATTGCATAGCGCGTACGGTCAGGGAAGAAGGGATTCTCTCTTTGTGGCGAGGCAATGGCAGCAGTGTTATTCGTTACTATCCTTCTGTGGCCCTCAATTTCTCTCTCAAGGTTAGGCTTCCTCTTCATTTCCATTTTCTAactcttttctttttgttttgctTCTCGTTATGTATCTAGAATAAGATTCTTCCATTTGTTGCTTTCGCAAGTTACTTATTTGTGTCATCGCTGTTTGAGGGTTTACTGTGGAGGAATTGTTAGCagctatttttttagtttatccCATGGCTATTATGATGCGTCTGCTTTTGTGCCAATTGTTTCTTGTGAGCATATGCAATTAAATACCATCTGAGATTCTGAAAGCACACCAAATTAGTCTCAGAAGTTACTAGCACCCATCAATTTTaactacaaaaatattattttaattggtCAAATTACCAAAGATTGGTTATTTTAgtcctttttcattttctgtAATTTCAGGGACTTTAATAACATTTCTATTGTTTTGGAGATTAGACTGACTGATTCTTGTAAACTCGTGGAATAATTTGGGTTATTACTCAGAAAAATTACAGTTATCGTAGTACTTTTATCTTCTTTCtttattatattacttttttgGTTGAATAAGGGGCTAATTTAGTCATTTATGTTGTGtttgaaaactaaaataaataacccTGCACTGAATGCTTCATGTGACTATTTGGAACTTACACTTCATGATGGTATGTTAGGATTCAATTGCAAGGCATGGGACTTGAGTCCTACATTAAAGTAAGGGATTCGTGTGTGGGGTTGATAAGGCCTTGGCTCTAACAATAATGTCTAGTTTTTGTGATGTGGTTCTCCTATGGTTCTTACCAATTTGTCATAGAGTGTTTCAGCACGTGTCTCAGCTGTAAATGAATGGCATTGGCGGTGACACCGACTTTGCAGTGTTCACCTCAAAGTATTTAAAGGGCTAGTGCACAACCGGTCTGTTGAGTGCAACGGATATGGAGCATTGTGGGATGCTAGGATCCAATTGTAAGGTACGGGACTTGAGGGTCACATAATCATATTGGTAGCATGAGATTCTAGTGTAGGGTTTATTTGGTCTTTAGCTCTTCAAACACACGGCAAGCATTTGTGGTCAAGTTCTCCTAAGATTCTTATCATTGACTTTCTTCCCAGCCTTTCATGTGGTATAAAGTCTCTATGGTTTTGTATGGTAGCTCTAACATTACTGATTCACATATGGCCTGATATGTTGAATGGAAAATGTCATGTCCTCATGTCATATTCAGTTAATTAGATAAGATACTAGCATGACTTGAGAAGAAGGGCAAGGAGAGTTGAATCCGTCCATTGTTATTTGGATCCTTTTGGGTTTGGTTATCTCAAGAAAAATTAGGATGGAGGCTATCTGCAAAACTGTTACACATACTGTTTGTATTAATTAATCAGCTAGTTTTTCACTTGTCAACAGATAACTGTATAATGATGATTGAGTCAAATTAGTTTCCTGGAAGTCTTGAATTCACAGAAACATGTTTGTTACTGAGATCCTTTAAATTGTTGTGCAATATATGTAGTTGTCCTGTCCATGTGTTTTAGGATTTTTCATTCCAATATTTTCCctattttaacattaaaaatgTAAAGCAATGTCAAAATCATATAGAGCAATGCTAAGCtgtgtttcttttaaaattgtaatttacCTCCATAGTCCTTGGGAATAAATAAGCATAATAATTTACTTTCAATGTTGTGCTTCACTCATGGCTTTTATTGACTTAACATAACCCATTCTTTGTCCTTCACCATATTATGGTTTTTGTTGTCCTTTATAGTTAACAGATTTTTCTCATTCATCATGTTAACTGTTTCTCACTTcaacattttctttcttttttttacttCTGTCATCCATATACCCTCCTTGCTTTTTAGCACTCCAAACATTTTTTACCTAAATTTCCCAGACTGCACAATGTTCTCCTTGTATAATGTACAGGATGAATTTTGACAAATATCTGTTAACATAATTAGTAATGACTCGAGAAAAAGCTCTAGTGTGCACAGTTTTCAGTCATCAAATATGAGGGGAGAACTTCCTTTTCTTCTGCAATGCCTTTCTCTTTTTCTTGCTACAACAATGTCAAGGCTGATTGTTTCAACTGTAATTCATTCCCTATCTCTATGCAGTAGGCTGACCTGACCTTTTAAAGAGAGAATAAGAAGTAGAATGCAGTTTTATAATGTGCTGCACCTTATTTTCGTGGCTCTCTCTATATTACTTTTTCTTTAAGATGTACCTTTTCCCAGCTCCCTGCCTTTTGGATATTATCAAGGACTGTCCACTGTACAGTTTTAATGAAACATCTCTTTCTTTGTACATTAATAGATTTTACTGGACCTTTGAGTTTTTCTTGAATTGCATGATATTGTAATTGATGTTTCTGAGTTTCTATGACTTTCACTTTCTGCATTTTTAGCATTTATTGAATTTGAGACATAAATTACTCAATGACCAGAAATTTGTTATGAgattttgtcttttctttttcgtGTGTTTAttagaaactgtttttcagTCTTTTTGGTGGGAGTAAGACCTCTTCCACAAATGCACACgtgtgtatgtatatatatttgtatgtatcgatattttaaaattttaaactaataaCAGGATATAAAAATACTTATCAATAAAACAATTGACTCATTGTTCAATAGGAATTTCATCTAGTCGGAACTTCTGATCCTTTTTTATCTGCTTGTGGTTCATTGATTATTTATTTGGTTTGAAGTTTGATTCCTTGATGGTTAGGATTTTCTTTGCTTCTCCAGAATGATACTATATATTACTTTGTGTGAGCAAAATTAATGGAACTTTTCAAATCAATTTGATATGAGATAATTAGACTATTTGAAGCGCAACAACTAATTTAGTAATTTGAttccattattttatttaatgaaatgaTTATGCAAAAGAAAATAAGGTAAAACTTAATACAATACCTTGGGCGTAAAAAAACTGAACTGAACTGTTCTTATAAAATGATTTGGTTTGTTTTGGTTCCATTCTTTAAGAAATTCAAACATGTGTGAAATAGATAACTGAACTGAGCCAAATCcacaaaaaaactgttttggaaATACAAACCTCtccattttataaaaaacagTTTGACTTAAACcaattgattttattaaaatggTGACGTATGGTTCAGTTTTTTTACAAAATCCAATCCTTGCAAAAGCATAACAAATGAAATTGTCTTTTAATCTCAATAAACAATGCCTTCATCTTGTTAACTAAACCCAGCTGCAATTATTGAGAAGAAATGACAATTTTGATTGGAGGATGGTATGAACTATAATTATAGTACTACATCTGATTTTTGTCCAATAAAGGCAGACCTATTACTTATACATAGGTCATGTCCAAAAGAAGAAAAGGGAACTGATGAATTCTGGGCTGAGCTGAGTCTGAAGAAATTTGCTTCTTTAGAAACAAAACACAGGCACTGTTCAGTGAGGTGAATTTCCAGAATATATAGAAATTTCAGAACTTTTCTCTTCTATCCAGATGCACTTTAAAGTTGCTGCTCTTGTTGAAGACCCCTGGTGTAGCTTCCCAATTAATGCAGTTATAGAGATTTCAAATGACAACAGTATTTTTTATAGCAAATAGTAAAGAATGGTTTAAGAATAAATTCTTGTTTAAGGTAATGCATTAGTAAGGATGTGACTTACATGATGTGAATGTGTAAAAGATGTTGTCTTGTGCTTTTGTAGAAGATGACCAGTCTGATTATTGACGTGTGAATTAAAATGTGGACTTTACAATTGTGTTTTTGGTGTCCTAAACTAGGGTTGAGATGAATACATGGAGTGCAATTAAGTGCTAGAAATACCAACCCAGCTATTACACTCTAGAATCAAGGTTAGTAATTAGTACTTCAATTTCCAAAGAAGTAACAATCTTGGAAGTGTATCTTTGTTAGCTTTGGTATTTTCTCCCTTTCCCCTGGCGATTCTTTATGTCCTTTAACAAAAATCACATTTTGAATGGTTCATACAAAGGTGCCAAGTAGAGAATGACTGGCAGAACAACTTCACTATCTATGCGTTTCATGAAATAAcacacaacaataaaaaaaagttctaTTTCCATGCTGGCATACTAGAacgtttatttattttttctgttcTTCTGCCTGTCATCATTCACTCGTAGAACTgttgaaaaattataattgaagGTTAATGTTACAGTAAATGTAGAGCCTTGATATTGATAGATCACCTATTGTGTTCAACAGGATCTTTACAAAAGCATTTTAAGGGGTGAAAACTCTAGCCATAATAATCTTTTGCCAGGTGCCACTGCAAATTTCGTGGCTGGCGCTGCAGCAGGTTGTACAACACTTGTATTGGTATACCCCCTTGACATAGCACACACGCGCCTTGCAGCTGACATTGGAAGTACAGAAGTGCGCCAATTTCGTGGTATTTACCATTTCTTGGCTACCATATTCCACAAGGATGGCGTTCGGGGAATCTACAGGGGCCTTCCTGCATCTCTACAAGGGATGGTGGTACACAGGGGTCTATATTTTGGAGGCTTTGATACCATGAAAGAGATACTGTCTGAAAAATCAAAACCCGAGTTGGCATTGTGGAAGCGGTGGGTGGTAGCTCAGGCAGTCACAACCTCTGCCGGGTTGATATCTTATCCGTTAGACACAGTTCGTAGGAGGATGATGATGCAATCTGGCATGGAACAGCCAGTGTACAATAGCACCCTGGACTGCTGGAGGAAGGTGTACAGGACAGAAGGGTTGGCTTCATTTTACCGTGGTGCAGTTTCTAATGTGTTTAGGAGCACAGGAGCAGCTGCTATCTTAGTCTTGTATGATGAGGTTAAGAAATTTATGAACTGGGGAAGATTTTAACAGCACCAACGTTCATTGATTTCATTTTGATACCAGAAACTCAACTTCAATACGTCAAACATCATGTTATGAACCTTGAGGCTTAGGATAATTTTGTGAAGCACAAATGAGCTCCATTACAGTTCATTAGAACGAGTCTTTGATGTCATTCCAACGCTAAGGCCACGCTACTTCTGTGCCTTTGCTATACTAATTTTCCTTTGTAATTTTCAGGACAGGCAAAGATCAGAAATCAGATATGATGAGAGGGGATTTAGATTCGTAACTAAACAAGAACTTCCGGGTTTTTATTCTTTGTAGACATCTCATTCATTGTTCTTTGTCTAATTTTCAAATGCCAGATGTCTGAAATACTAAATTACCACAACTATGTTCCTAATTTACCAATAGTTAGCCTAAAATTCTTAAAAGTAACAAGAAGCCACTAAAATAGTGAAATAAAGCTAGCAAAGACAACACCACAAAGCCACCTTTACAAAAAGGTTAACAAAAACATTGTCTTTTGAAAGAGTTGCTCGACTAGATCATTGGTTGAATGTTTGCATAATTCTATTGATTAATCACGTTAAAagtatataattatgaaaaatccTATTGTTTAGCATGGCAAATTTTATTGAATTACATATTAGAACTGCAAAGTAAGGATTGGTTTCCTCTAAAGTGAGACACTTAACTTTAGAAGATAAagcataataattaaatataaagtcAACTGCGATGAttcttaatttcaaatattgttataattttagatagttgattttataatcggttattattattattattattattattatattttattctgtAGTTTTCTTGGTTTAAAGGATCAAATTCCCAGTGGCTATACTTACACAATTTACACATTCaatccattatttttttttctggacggaaatttgattcaattttatgTCTTCACAAGATTTCCTCCTATCAGACTCTCTTTATCAGTCTTAGCTGTTTAAAGGAgatgaaatataattttctaaacTACAAAGAGTTCCTCctaatattaaataaatcttAAGGAGTTTTTGTTACTTAACCCTGTTAGAAACCTCTTTTATGACGCTCTGATAAAGTGTATATGGCATTGAACCTCTCCTAATCCAGCAAATGGCAAGACTCCAACAATCCCAATAAGCATCAAAGTTAAAATGACGTAACCTGAGTGAGATAGCCTAGAATTTCCAAAGTGACAAGAAGTCactaaaataatgaaaaataacttaaagttattaaatgcttttgatatATGTAGCGTGCAAAGATTGCACACCTAAGTGACGCATTAAGCAACAAACCACACCCAAAATCTGCTTTGGAAGCACTGAAGCAGAGTTAAGAAAATCCTGTAACCTTTTCAGAGTTGGGTATATTCTTCTCAAGCACAGAATTTCCAAGCAATATCTTCTGCTCTTTtgggagttttttttttaacaaatagtTACAACTTCATTTTGATAACTCACTAGATGAAAACTAACAATTGGCTGCTAAACTATAAAGAATTTGGAGACCATCCAGAAAACCAGGTTTATTTTAATCTTATTCTGATGTCTAGACTTTGGAGAACAGTTCCTCACTTGAGTGCCTTCCATCTACCCCATCTGATTTTATACAATACCTGTTACACTCTAACACAGTATTTTTGAACTGAAAATTAAAGATTACTTCTTCAAAGTCCTAAAACTCAATTAAGGGAATAATGTCTCTTCTCACACTAAAACTACTTTCATTAACTTCTATTTTCACATGAGTTAATCTGAAAGTTCAATCATTAAACTAAACACACACAAAATAAGAAACTGAAATGTACACATAACACATTACTATCAACAATAAAGTGATCTTTCATATTATATCTAACTATTTACCTATGCAGACAAGATGAGATGAAAAAGTATAAAAGGGAAGGTGAGAATTCCATCAAAGAGTCTCTATACATgaataaagttaaaataaatatcaccCCCACTTTGCTAAAAAAAAGATGTGTTTATATGAGCTGGTGTTACTTCACAaccataaaataattaaagaggTTTTTTGATGTTGAACTATGTTTTGAGAAGAGATTGCAATACCTAAAGCCCAAGCATAATGGAGCATTTGATTATGACTTCAGCTGCCTAAAGCAAATGCGTTTTGCCATTTTCCCGTCCACCCAATTGTGTTTGTATATGCATTGTAAGCATGTTGCATTTTAAAACCTTCAATGATATCTTCAATAATATTATTGTGGCTCCTCCAATTCCATACTTCTGTATCAGATGGAATCATTATGCTTACCTGAGGTTCTAAGATTCTACTAAGATCCaccatattttaaataaaaaaaccacAGCATGCTTGCCACGTCTGAATTTGCATTATAGAAAGCAAAAAATTTAGAAAGTGAAAGACGCACTCAGACACTCTTGGATTGTTGCTGTATTTTGTTGTAGTTGCAGTGGTTGATGTTGTTGATGTCATCATCTTCTGTCTTTTCCCAACtcaaaggagaaataattggATCACATAATCACATGGTGGGTAGTGGGGTTGGGATTTAGGACAGTTACCCTTAATTATCATCTACTACCTTCTTGGTTTTCCTTAATTGGGAAAGGATCCTACCActatttgtttgttttcctAAATCTGTATGGTGTGATACCAACTATTGTACCAGAGTTATTGATGATTAATTGGTTTTCATAGTACTGTTTTCTggattatattaataattagttTGAATCAAGCAGTTATATACATGGAATTGTATgactataataatatatataaataagttaatAATTTCATATAACTTTTCTAATTAAGTCATCTTCTTTATGTTGAAAAAATGAAACCGTGGTTATGTTGGCATAGCTATTGCAGTGATGATTCTAACTAAATTCTGATGAAAGTTTATGTGTTTTAAACTTTGAAAGGTTAGACCTTAAAGTTTAAGACCGTGAATGCAAGGATGTAACCAAACACATTCTAGTTCCTTGGTATGATGTAAATAATTTGACATCCTACCTCTGTTCTAACtttgaatatatttatatttttttgctGCTTTTGTATAGGGGCAATAAACTGTATCATGTTTAGTTTTTTCCTTAACTGATTAGTTTTTAATGTGAGATTTTTGGCATaagtaaaaaatgaataaaaataagattCTGCTGTTCAAgagtagttttatttttaaaagaaaggtATTAATTTCTAGACTCAATATAATGAGATATTTTGCAATGAAAATATAAAGGATTAAGCGTTTTTGTATgcatcaaatatttttaaacctatatatagttaaaatccaatttctttcaacatataaaactaaataaatttaatttaattcttcttaGACAAtcttttttatgtatatataatcaagattcaaaaaatattattgcatTGCATGTatgataataaaagaaaaaacaataagAATAATTATTCATTCACTTAAATTAACTATacacaataataatttataatatttttttctatttcattttctttctctaaaAAGGTTTTTTACTTAAACTATAAATTatgcataaaaaattatttaaatttaaaattaatataattcattaaattaatatattatgataaaataaatgtGAGTGTTTGCGTTAGTagtaacaataattaaaaaaaaggtaGGTTTcagaagataaaaaatttaatttttaatttatttgctaaatttttctgatttgagaaaaaataaagataagaaaTTTCACAACATTAACGTGTATTCGGTATTTGGAGGAAAAGTATTAGTACAactaaagaaaaagagaaaaagagaaaagaatgcATGTGATTTAAAGGACTTACACATAATAATACTCCTGAAAGTCTGATACAAATACAGTATCTTTTAAAGGGTTTCGGGTTTCAATTTCATGCAATATTTTATACTAGTTGTAAATAGTCAATGGTTTATGCACAAATttacacaaattctattttaaatgataaaatatatataagtttATGATCAATATTTGATGAGGAATTGATGTTTGTTTATAAGAGGATGATGATACTTTGAGAAGTAAATGATaaagtattattaattaatttgtttgtaATAAGTGAAGATACATGGATTTAATAATTTGATGAATGAAATTATATGGTATTCATGATATTCTTTACTAAAGTACCACTACTTTGGGTTGTGAGAAATGTTGCTAGTTAAGGACTTAACTCTATAAGGGACAAGGAGAAAGGCTATC harbors:
- the LOC137821186 gene encoding probable ADP,ATP carrier protein At5g56450; its protein translation is MSAEDDDSEGKRLKLGQEKALNCGVKNFQRDLVAGALMGGVVHTIVAPIERAKLLLQTQESNLAIVASGRRRFKGMFDCIARTVREEGILSLWRGNGSSVIRYYPSVALNFSLKDLYKSILRGENSSHNNLLPGATANFVAGAAAGCTTLVLVYPLDIAHTRLAADIGSTEVRQFRGIYHFLATIFHKDGVRGIYRGLPASLQGMVVHRGLYFGGFDTMKEILSEKSKPELALWKRWVVAQAVTTSAGLISYPLDTVRRRMMMQSGMEQPVYNSTLDCWRKVYRTEGLASFYRGAVSNVFRSTGAAAILVLYDEVKKFMNWGRF